The genomic stretch CTTCTGCATAGTCCTCCCAATTTTTTAGGCGATATGCCCTGGCTATGAATTGAAGATGTTCCTCAACGGTAAGCATCGGGTACATAGCCGGAAGTTCCGGTACATAACCTAATTCTCTTTTCGCTTCTATACTATGGTTGTCATAACCATTAATCATAATAGTACCATCGAAACGCAAGAGTCCACAGATACTCTTTATCAAGGTAGATTTACCGGCGCCGTTGGCACCGAGCAGCACAGTGATCTCTCTATCACCGGCTTCCAGGCTGATATCATTGCTGGCAATGGTTTTACCATATTTTTTTGTTACATTTTTAACCTGTATCATAATGCCTCCTAAATAGATAGAATTTATGTAGTTTGTTTGTCTCATGCAATAAGGAGAATGGCTGATAGTCATATGGGAATATTATACATGAAAAGGTACACAAAGTATAGAGTGAGTTAAGTTAAATCCATTCTTCCTTTAAGGATAAATTTATCCATTGCTGTTGGATAAACCTATTCTTTCCTCAAGAATAAATGTATTCATTGCTGTTAGATAAAATCATTCTGCCCTCGAGAATAAATGTATTCTTTGCTATTGGATCAGCGTATTCTTTCCTTTAGAGGGATAGATTTTTAGCTTAGTACCTCCTTTATTCCTCTATCCTAGAAGTACTTGTAAAAATGTCACATCCAATTTTGAGCTTCTTTTTTCAACACTCCATCCGCATTATAACAGTTCTTTTGTATTACCTGTCTATTGTTTATTTAAATAAATTTTATTCTATCTAGTAATAACTTAAATATGTGGTGTACAATACTTCCATATCAGTTATAATCAAGAATGAATGAGTGTAATATGAAAGGGAGTAAGACAGATCCTTGCAATAGGGGTATTATTGAGATTAATTCTATTGCATTCTGTAAATTAATGTAATTGTTCTTTGGGAATGAAGCATATACGATAAAATTGGAAGTGCAACAAATTACGTATTATTTAGAAAATGAATTATGAATTAAAATCAAGAGGATACTACGATAGACTTAATAGTTAAAAGAGGAAGAACAATGAGTAATAAGAAATCGATGCTATTATATTTGACATTTTTTTATGTACTAACAGAGTTAACTATCTATGTAAGTTTTATGACAGGAGATATAAACGGCTCTTTAAAGATTACTACGATTACTTGGCTAAAATACAGTTCAGTGCTGTTGTGTTTATTATATTCAGTAATTGTTTTTATACTGCTTCAAGAAAAAGATACACTAATCCTTGCTGCTGCTCTGTTTTTCACCGGCTTATCAGATTATTTTTTACTTTTTACTAACAGTTTTACGTTTGGCATGCTTTCATTTTCAATAGTGCAGCTTATCTATCTCCTAAGACTGTGGTATTTGGATAGAGGGGCAGTTTTAATCTATCGATCTTTATTAAATTTATTACTGTGGGCAGGGGCTTTAACTATATTAAAGCTATTAGGTATTATGAATGAGAATACAGAATTATCTGATAAGCTGCTGCTTTATGTGGCAAGTTTTTATTTTGTTACCATACTTCACAATGTTATAAGGTCCTTTATTCATATGAACAAATGCAAAAGTTCAAAATCAATTATCTTCTCACTGGGAATGTTTTTATTTATTTTTTGCGATATTAATGTAGGTATCTATAATCTGGAAGGTTTTATTGCCATAGATCAGGAAATTTTTCATAAACTATATCAATTCGCAGAAGTAGCTATGTGGATGTTTTATTTGCCGGCACAGGTCTGTATTGCTTTAAGCGGCAGTATTGAAAGCGTGAGTAAAGTAAATCTGACGAAAAAGTGAGAGGAATTTTGTGAAGAATTATTTCCATGATTTTCTTGAACAGTTTCTGGTTATCTGTTATCATACTTAATAAGTCAAGTTTAACTATCTGGGAGTAATCTTTTTATCTATAGTTATCATCCTGTAAGTATCATCCTATTAAATAACTCAATGAAATCATCAAATGTTAAATCATGAAACGTAATATAATTAATTAAAAGTAAACGAAATCATCAAACTTAAAATTATCAAAAGGAATAAACACAAAAGCAATGTAATTTCAGTAATTTGCTAAATCAGTCTAAAAACTTCTCATTACTTCTAATGCTATCACATTTCATTTCCGCAATACCCAGACAATACTGACCTATAATGCAAGAAACGGCTCAGGAAAGTTCAGCTTCCTTTGCTGTTTATTAATAAAACAAATAAAGGAGAGTTATATGCCGAGAAATCTGAAAAAGTTAGATTTCAGTTCATTTGCAGTACAACTGAAAGAACTTGTAAGCTCACAGCTAGGTGAAGAATTTGAATTATATCTTCACACTGTTACCAAAAATAATGGAGGTTCAAGAGAAGGTATTGTAGTCAGGAAAAAGGAGGAACGGGTAACGCATAGCATTTACCTGGAGAGGTATTACAAGAAATACATAAAAAACATGGAACTTGAGACGATTGCAGTGGAGTTTATACAGGCTTACAGGCAAGCTGCCCAGAATAATCTGCCGGAGGCGGAAATGCTGGAGGATTTTGATAAGATTAGAGATAATATATTCTTCCGGTTGGTCAACTATCAGAAAAATGAGATTATATTAAGTGATATACCCTTTCTGCCCTTTCTGGATCTGACTATTACTTTCCATTGCCTGGTTCAGAATAAAATGGATTATATCAGTTCGTTAAGGATAACAAATCATCATCTGGAACTTTGGGGGATTAATATTAAAAAACTGACAGAGGTTGCCAAAGATAATACTCCTCGGATTTTTCCTGCATCCATCAGAACAATGGAGGAAATTTTTCGTGGTTTTTCCTTGGCAACGGAGGAGGATGTAAATCCTATGTATGTCGTTTCGAATAACACTGGTATCAATGGGGCCAGCTGCTTGCTGTACAAAGATGTAATTTCTGTTTTGGCAGGAGAACTGAACAGCAATCTCTTTATCCTTCCAAGCAGTATTCATGAAATCATAGTTATGAAAGATGACGGATTTATTGGGAAAGAGGAACTTGCACAAATGGTTAAAGAGGTGAATCTAACACAGGTGGCGGAAGAAGATTTCTTGTCTGACAGCGTTTATTATTATTCGGCTGACGAGCAGAGGATCATAAAAGCATAAGTTTTATATTTGAAATAACTTCAATGTGAAAATTGTAGTGAAATTTTCATAATTCCCATATATTTGTGCATCCTAAGTTTATTGAGAATATAAGTGTTTTATTCCTAAGGAGGAGCAAATAGATGGACTTAATAAAAATAGCAGTATTATCTTTAAGTTCTGCTGCGGTACTTTTTATACTAACGAAACTTATGGGTGACAGGGAAATGTCCGAGTTGAGTATGTTTGATTATATAACCAGTATAACGATAGGTTCCATTGCAGCAGAAATGGCAACATCCCTGGAGGATGACTTTAGAAGACCGTTATTAGCAATGGTTATCTATGGAGCAGTATGTTTTGTTATATCCTTATTAACCTGTAAATCGATTACTCTGCGAAGGTTTTTTGAAGGGCATTCTCTGATAATGTATCAGAACGGGAAGCTCTATAATAAAAATATGCTGAAAGCAAAAATTGACGTGGATGAATTTCTGGCCATGTGCCGGGTTAACGGTTATTTCGACCTGAGTGAAATTCATACTGCAATACTGGAGTCAAATGGTAAGTTAAGTATACTTCCTATGGCAAAGAATAAACCTGTAACTGCCGAAGACCTAAATCTTAATCCGGAACAGAGTTTTCCTATGTCGAATGTAATAATAGACGGAAAAATACTAAAAAACAATCTGCAATGGGCAGGGAAAAACGAAATCTGGCTGGAGAAACAACTTAGCGCCCAGGGGATTAAGGACATCAAAGAGGTAATGCTTGCAACCTGTGACAGCTCGGACAGCCAGCTAAATATTTATGTCAAGCTGCCGGTTGTTTCTAAAAATGATATGTTCCAATAGCTGTATCGTATAGAATAAATCGTATCTCCAGCCATTATTAAGTGCTTGGAGATACTTTTTTTCGAAAACTAAATATGTATGGCGAAAGTAATTATAGTAATGAAGCTAAAAGACACTTGCTTTAATACCTTTAGGCTTGTTCAAAATTCAAAGAGAGTCTGACCAGTTTACTTGAAATATAAAAAAAGAACATATATAATGGGTGAAAGGTTTTATATTACATAGTGCTTAATTTATAAAAGAGCTGGAAAAAGCAGGAGGAATGATGTCAAAGTTATATTTTAAATACGGATGTATGAACAGTAGTAAATCTGCTAATTTATTAATGATCAAACATAATTATGAGGAACAGGGATTCCGTGTATTACTTCTAAAACCTCAAGTTGATGATAGAGATGGCCAGGATATTATTAAATCAAGAGTTGGCATTCAAAGCAAATGTATAACTCTTGGAAGCGAAAGTTCCGTATATTCCTGCTACGACCCGGACAAAATTGACGTGGTCATGGTTGATGAAGCACAGTTCTTAAGTGAAGAACAGGTTAATGAGCTCTATCAGATTTCTTTTCGAATCCCGGTTATGTGTTTTGGACTATTAATCGACTTTACCCAGCATTTATTTCCGGGCAGCAAACGTCTGGTAGAACTTTCAGAGAGCATACAAGAGATTAAGACGGTATGTAAATGCGGAAAAAAAGCCACCATCAATGCACGGTTTGATCAGAGCGGCAGAGTAATGACCAAAGGAGAACAGATAGATATCGGAGGTAATGAAAAATACAGAGCATTATGTAAAGAATGTTATGCGAGATTAGTAAAGGAAGCTGAAAAAGCTGGTAAATCATAAAATAAATTTTTGTTAAGTTCTAAAAAGTAATAATGATTCGATATCAGAATGCAGTAGTAAAAAGAGGAGGGAAACTCCTCTTTTTATTTTGCAATAAAAGTAAATATATGGTAATATGGAGTTAAGATACTACAAGCTGTCTATATAGTTTAATAGTATAGGGATTCGGCATATGAAACAGGAACGGACAATAGCACATCGTTATGAGGAACTTGAGGAATTGCCAACAAGAAAAGGAGAGGACGGATTATGGGAGATTTATTGCAGTATGTAGTAGTATTAGTAATGGCAATTTGCCTGGCAGTAGGTTATATCATTAAACATAGCCTGGATTTTATTCCAAACAAATACATACCTCTTATAATGGCTGTATTGGGTGTTACTTTGAATGTCTGGGTTAATGGCTGGGAGTTTACCCCTGAAATCCTTTTGGGAGGATTGGCCAGTGGCTTGGCAAGCACCGGCGCATTTGAAGCTGTCAGGAATCTTACCGAGAAAGAAGCTGATAAATAGTGGATATCATCCAAAAATACATGACCAGGAACCGATGTTATTCATCACCTGTAACCATTACTGTTAAAAAGCTGGTGCTGCATTCCCTGGGCGTAGCACAGCCTGATTCAAATGTTATCTTTAATAAAATGAACACTAACAGCGCTATGGTATCGGTTCATGGTTTTATTGAAGCTGACCGAATTGTTCAGACATTACCCTGGAACTATAAGGGATGGCATGTCGGGTCAGGATTAAAAGGCACTTACAATAATTGCACGATTGGTATAGAACTGTGTGAACCAAAGGGGCACACATATAATGGCGGAACAATGGTCAATTATGATGTGAACGCCAATAAAGCGTATTTTACCAAGGTATATAACAATGCGGTACAGTTATTTGCCATGTTAAGCAAGGAGCTGGAACTTGATCCTATAAAAGATATCCTTTGTCATTGTGAGGTATATTCTCTTGGTTATGGATCAAATCATGCCGATGTTATGCAATGGTTTCCCAGGCACAAGAAAAGCATGGATACCTTCAGAGCGGATGTCAGTAAAGAAATAAATTATATTGTTCCGGCAGTAAAGAAAAAGATATCATCTGTAAAAGAGACAGAAATAATAGAGAAGCAGCTTACATAAAGTAACTTAAAGGACACTCATTCTTCCAGACGGAATGGGTGTCTTTTTCCTTGATTTTAAACTAATTCATTGCAAATTTACTTTATGAAGGATAGGATAGCATTAAGGCTATTATTAATAAGAATAATTTAAATATAATGAAAATGGTCAGAGAGAAAAAGTTGAATATAAAGGTGTGTGTGCATGGATAAAATTAATTCGAGGTAACTAATTACCAGTGAAGACGAAAAGCTGTGGTCTGAGTCACCTCGAAACAGTCAAGCTGTAAAAAAATAGATACAAATCCATAGTGCTTAATAATTATAACGGAGTAATAGAATTACCCCAACAAAAGGTTGGGAGAAAGGAATAATCCAATAACCTCATAAAGAGGATAATTGGATTATACGTATTAGAATGAATATAAAAAATAAAGGAACTTATTATTCGAACGACCAATTAAGCAATATTATAAAAAGAATGGCTTTAAAAGCATTACCAAGGGAGTTAATAATTTGTGAAAATAGAAAAGACATATTACATTATATAAGAAGATTTCATGCTGCTGACAGGTGCAGTATACTCCTCGATATAACAATATGGTGTGGCAAGGTGGAAGGAATATATCTTGAAAGATCAGGAATTATAATGATTTTTGTATTTAGCCAAACGGATGATGGAATGGATTATCAGAGTAAACAGCTGTATTCATTACACTCATTGGCCCATGAAATGAGACATGTCTGGCAGCAAAGAAATAATTTCACAAAAGATGTTGAAAAAGATGCTGACCACTTTGCAACAAAATTTATTAATACGAATAGTGAGTATATATCAAAAATTATGAACTGGGAGGAGGAATGGGAAGTAGAGGAGGAAGAGTAGGAGCGGATTAATCAAGTAATAGGAGAATGAGAAATAAGAATAAACTTTAAGGCAATTAAGGATTTGAACTCAAAAAAAGGCAACAAAAAATGCACCTAAAGGGACTCGAACCCCCGACACGAAGCTTCGGAAGCTTCTGCTCTATCCACTGAGCTATAGATGCATAACCATATTTTACAATAAATATTGTATAAGAGCAAGCAATTTTTTAAATTTTTTGAAAAATTGAGAAAATGCTAAATTATACCATCAAATGTTACGTAATTATTAAATATGTTACAAAAGATGAAATTAAAGTATTGCAATTTTCTTAAATGTCTGCTATTATGGTACTTAGTTAATTAGTACTATTGATTGGTTCACTTTAAAGGAGATTATAATGAAACTTCGATATAAAAAGATTATAGCCATGGTAACTGTATGTACAATGGGCATTGGAATGATAACATTTTCAATCACAAGACAGGAACAGGATAAATCTACCGGCGTAGAAAATAAAATAGAAAGTCTTACAGCAGATAAATTGGAAGCTGCTAATGTTGCAGACAGCACTTCTGCTGATATATCAGCGAAAGCAGCAGTTTCCGCAGCTTCACTACTTCCCGGTGAAGATCTTTCACCTACTCCTGCTGTAACAGATAATTCTGAGGCAGAGTCTGACGTATTATTTGTGGCTAACAATCCTCTTGAGAAAAGTACGAACAAAGAGCTCAATACATTAATTAAAAAATATCTGAATGCAAAATTAGGCGGCAAAGTTGAAGATTTTAAAGATCTGGTAGATAATACTGACTTAATAGATATTAAGGATATTAACAGAAAAGCAAAGTATATTGATAAATATGAAAATATTGAATCTTATATCAAGACAGGACCTGAGGAAGGTTCCTATGCAGTGTATGTTTATTATGATTTGAAATTCTCTGGAATCGATACTGCAGCACCTGGAATGATTGAATACTATGTTAAGACCAATGACGATGGTAAATTGTATATAAACCTCAGCAAGAATAGTGCTGAAACAACGGAATATCTTAAGACTTTAAGAGAAGCACAGGATGTAGCAGAGATGATTGATACTGTTGATACTAAATTTGAGAAGGTTCGTAAAAAAGATGAATCTTTAGCAGCCTTTTATACGAAACTTGAAGATTCCGCTAAGAATGTATCCTCTAATGAATAAATAAAAGTATCAATAAAGACACTAAATATTTTTAAGAAAACAATATTAATTATAATGACTGATAACAGTGAAGATTGCGTAAATGCAAGACATTTATGGCTTCGCTGTTATTTTTATGTGCTTGTACTTTTTTCCATGTACTGATATAATAAATTAGCATATTTCCATCATAATAATGGAAGAAAAAGAGCATGTATAAATAATAATATAAGATTAGTTAGGAGCCACAATGGCAAAAAGAACAAAAAAATTACTACAGACGGAAGAGTATTCCGATAGCACAGATAGTATCAGATTAAATCGGTTCCTAAGTGACTCAGGAGCCTGTTCAAGACGAGAGGCGGACAGACTTATTGAAGAAGGCCATGTGACGGTGGATGGAGTTAAGGCCGAGTTAGGTATGAAAATAACGAAAGATCAAACAATATCTCTTCATGGGAAGCCTGTTAAAAGAGAAGAAAAATTAGTTCTGATTGCTTTGAATAAACCAAGAGGAATTGTATGCACGACTGACAGGCGTGAAAAAGATAATGTCATAGATTTTCTGAAATTTGATAAAAGAATATATCCCATCGGAAGACTGGATAAAGACTCAGAAGGACTGCTGTTGCTTACAAACGACGGTAGCATCGTTAACAAAATTCTACGAGGCGGTAATAATCATGAGAAGGAGTATGTAGTAACAGTTGATAAACCTTTGACAGCGGATTTTTTAAAGCAAATGGCAGAAGGAGTACCGATTCTGGATACGGTAACCAGGCCTTGTGTCATTAAAGCGCTGGATAAATATACCTTTCAGATTATTTTAACCCAGGGCTTAAACCGCCAGATAAGACGTATGTGTGAATATTTAGGCTTTAGAGTTCAGACACTGAAAAGAATTCGCGTTATGAATATACATTTAGGATACCTCCAAACAGGCGGATACCGTAATGTAACAGAAAAGGAAATTACTGGTCTTACAGAAGCTATCAGGGATTCTGTTAATACAGCAGAATCAAATTACGATAGTGCAAAAGAAGCCAGAAATGAACGGAATAACGTTGCTGGAACAGTAATGAAAAACGATACCAGAAAAGACACGAAAGATAATAAAGACTATAAATCGGGTAACAAAACGAGTACGAAAGAAAGCAATAAATCAGAATATAAGAGACGTGCAGATAAGGAACTGAAGAAAACTGATAAAAAGAAAGACAGTAAAGGACTTCGAAAAGAAGATAATAAAGCT from Anaerocolumna sp. AGMB13020 encodes the following:
- a CDS encoding DUF5688 family protein, which produces MPRNLKKLDFSSFAVQLKELVSSQLGEEFELYLHTVTKNNGGSREGIVVRKKEERVTHSIYLERYYKKYIKNMELETIAVEFIQAYRQAAQNNLPEAEMLEDFDKIRDNIFFRLVNYQKNEIILSDIPFLPFLDLTITFHCLVQNKMDYISSLRITNHHLELWGINIKKLTEVAKDNTPRIFPASIRTMEEIFRGFSLATEEDVNPMYVVSNNTGINGASCLLYKDVISVLAGELNSNLFILPSSIHEIIVMKDDGFIGKEELAQMVKEVNLTQVAEEDFLSDSVYYYSADEQRIIKA
- a CDS encoding thymidine kinase, which produces MSKLYFKYGCMNSSKSANLLMIKHNYEEQGFRVLLLKPQVDDRDGQDIIKSRVGIQSKCITLGSESSVYSCYDPDKIDVVMVDEAQFLSEEQVNELYQISFRIPVMCFGLLIDFTQHLFPGSKRLVELSESIQEIKTVCKCGKKATINARFDQSGRVMTKGEQIDIGGNEKYRALCKECYARLVKEAEKAGKS
- a CDS encoding peptidoglycan recognition protein family protein, whose product is MDIIQKYMTRNRCYSSPVTITVKKLVLHSLGVAQPDSNVIFNKMNTNSAMVSVHGFIEADRIVQTLPWNYKGWHVGSGLKGTYNNCTIGIELCEPKGHTYNGGTMVNYDVNANKAYFTKVYNNAVQLFAMLSKELELDPIKDILCHCEVYSLGYGSNHADVMQWFPRHKKSMDTFRADVSKEINYIVPAVKKKISSVKETEIIEKQLT
- a CDS encoding phage holin family protein, which encodes MGDLLQYVVVLVMAICLAVGYIIKHSLDFIPNKYIPLIMAVLGVTLNVWVNGWEFTPEILLGGLASGLASTGAFEAVRNLTEKEADK
- a CDS encoding DUF421 domain-containing protein, with the translated sequence MDLIKIAVLSLSSAAVLFILTKLMGDREMSELSMFDYITSITIGSIAAEMATSLEDDFRRPLLAMVIYGAVCFVISLLTCKSITLRRFFEGHSLIMYQNGKLYNKNMLKAKIDVDEFLAMCRVNGYFDLSEIHTAILESNGKLSILPMAKNKPVTAEDLNLNPEQSFPMSNVIIDGKILKNNLQWAGKNEIWLEKQLSAQGIKDIKEVMLATCDSSDSQLNIYVKLPVVSKNDMFQ
- a CDS encoding lysoplasmalogenase family protein codes for the protein MSNKKSMLLYLTFFYVLTELTIYVSFMTGDINGSLKITTITWLKYSSVLLCLLYSVIVFILLQEKDTLILAAALFFTGLSDYFLLFTNSFTFGMLSFSIVQLIYLLRLWYLDRGAVLIYRSLLNLLLWAGALTILKLLGIMNENTELSDKLLLYVASFYFVTILHNVIRSFIHMNKCKSSKSIIFSLGMFLFIFCDINVGIYNLEGFIAIDQEIFHKLYQFAEVAMWMFYLPAQVCIALSGSIESVSKVNLTKK